A part of Hippopotamus amphibius kiboko isolate mHipAmp2 chromosome 16, mHipAmp2.hap2, whole genome shotgun sequence genomic DNA contains:
- the SIAH1 gene encoding E3 ubiquitin-protein ligase SIAH1 isoform X1 has product MTERSPLPFLYSWRGVLLTCLPASGTRKRKEMSRQTATALPTGTSKCTPSQRVPALTGTTASNNDLASLFECPVCFDYVLPPILQCQSGHLVCSNCRPKLTCCPTCRGPLGSIRNLAMEKVANSVLFPCKYASSGCEITLPHTEKADHEELCEFRPYSCPCPGASCKWQGSLDAVMPHLMHQHKSITTLQGEDIVFLATDINLPGAVDWVMMQSCFGFHFMLVLEKQEKYDGHQQFFAIVQLIGTRKQAENFAYRLELNGHRRRLTWEATPRSIHEGIATAIMNSDCLVFDTSIAQLFAENGNLGINVTISMC; this is encoded by the exons ATGACCGAGAGGTCTCCCTTGCCTTTTTTGTACTCCTGGAGGGGCGTCTTGCTCACTTGTTTGCCAGCATCTGggacaaggaagagaaaag AAATGAGCCGTCAGACTGCAACAGCATTACCTACTGGAACCTCCAAGTGTACACCGTCCCAGAGGGTGCCTGCCCTGACTGGCACCACTGCGTCCAACAATGACTTGGCGAGTCTTTTCGAGTGTCCGGTCTGCTTTGACTATGTGTTACCACCCATTCTTCAGTGTCAGAGTGGCCATCTTGTTTGTAGCAACTGTCGCCCAAAGCTCACATGTTGTCCAACTTGCCGGGGCCCGCTGGGATCCATTCGCAACTTGGCTATGGAGAAAGTGGCCAATTCAGTACTTTTTCCTTGTAAATATGCCTCTTCTGGATGTGAAATAACTCTGccacacacagaaaaagcagACCATGAAGAGCTCTGTGAGTTTAGGCCTTATTCCTGTCCGTGCCCTGGTGCTTCCTGTAAATGGCAAGGCTCTTTGGATGCTGTAATGCCACATCTGATGCATCAGCATAAGTCCATTACAACCCTACAGGGAGAGGATATAGTTTTCCTTGCTACAGACATTAACCTTCCTGGTGCTGTTGACTGGGTGATGATGCAGTCCTGTTTTGGCTTTCACTTCATGTTAGTCttggagaaacaggaaaaatatgatGGTCACCAGCAATTCTTTGCAATTGTACAGCTGATAGGAACACGCAAGCAAGCTGAAAATTTTGCTTATCGACTTGAGCTAAATGGTCATAGGCGGCGATTGACTTGGGAAGCCACTCCTCGATCTATTCATGAGGGAATTGCAACAGCCATCATGAATAGTGACTGCCTAGTCTTTGACACCAGCATTGCACAGCTTTTTGCAGAAAATGGAAATTTAGGCATCAATGTAACTATTTCCATGTGTTGA
- the SIAH1 gene encoding E3 ubiquitin-protein ligase SIAH1 isoform X2, protein MSRQTATALPTGTSKCTPSQRVPALTGTTASNNDLASLFECPVCFDYVLPPILQCQSGHLVCSNCRPKLTCCPTCRGPLGSIRNLAMEKVANSVLFPCKYASSGCEITLPHTEKADHEELCEFRPYSCPCPGASCKWQGSLDAVMPHLMHQHKSITTLQGEDIVFLATDINLPGAVDWVMMQSCFGFHFMLVLEKQEKYDGHQQFFAIVQLIGTRKQAENFAYRLELNGHRRRLTWEATPRSIHEGIATAIMNSDCLVFDTSIAQLFAENGNLGINVTISMC, encoded by the coding sequence ATGAGCCGTCAGACTGCAACAGCATTACCTACTGGAACCTCCAAGTGTACACCGTCCCAGAGGGTGCCTGCCCTGACTGGCACCACTGCGTCCAACAATGACTTGGCGAGTCTTTTCGAGTGTCCGGTCTGCTTTGACTATGTGTTACCACCCATTCTTCAGTGTCAGAGTGGCCATCTTGTTTGTAGCAACTGTCGCCCAAAGCTCACATGTTGTCCAACTTGCCGGGGCCCGCTGGGATCCATTCGCAACTTGGCTATGGAGAAAGTGGCCAATTCAGTACTTTTTCCTTGTAAATATGCCTCTTCTGGATGTGAAATAACTCTGccacacacagaaaaagcagACCATGAAGAGCTCTGTGAGTTTAGGCCTTATTCCTGTCCGTGCCCTGGTGCTTCCTGTAAATGGCAAGGCTCTTTGGATGCTGTAATGCCACATCTGATGCATCAGCATAAGTCCATTACAACCCTACAGGGAGAGGATATAGTTTTCCTTGCTACAGACATTAACCTTCCTGGTGCTGTTGACTGGGTGATGATGCAGTCCTGTTTTGGCTTTCACTTCATGTTAGTCttggagaaacaggaaaaatatgatGGTCACCAGCAATTCTTTGCAATTGTACAGCTGATAGGAACACGCAAGCAAGCTGAAAATTTTGCTTATCGACTTGAGCTAAATGGTCATAGGCGGCGATTGACTTGGGAAGCCACTCCTCGATCTATTCATGAGGGAATTGCAACAGCCATCATGAATAGTGACTGCCTAGTCTTTGACACCAGCATTGCACAGCTTTTTGCAGAAAATGGAAATTTAGGCATCAATGTAACTATTTCCATGTGTTGA